The following is a genomic window from Flavobacterium crassostreae.
ATCATGAAAATCCGAAAAGTCTGTAGATAAATCCGCATCTAAAAAACCTATGTAATCAAATTGATCTTGTTTGGCTAGATGGAGCATTCCCAAACGAACTGCTTCGGCCTTGCCGCCATTTTGGGGGCAATCATAAATACTGATATGGTCTTCGTTTCCTTTTCGTAATTCTTCCAGAACGGCTAAGGTTTGGTCGGTACTCCCATCATTTACAAAACACAAATGATAGCCTAAGTTTGAGCTTATAAAGGCTTTAAAATCCTCTCCCAACAGCCGTAATTCTTCATTATAACAAGGGATGACCACACCTATGCAGTTGTTTTGAATAATTTGATTTTTTTTGGTGGTGCTGCTTTGGTTTTCGCCAACGCCGATTAAACGCTTCACTCGGGCACCAATCTCGCTCAAACTCAAGGGTTTTTTCATGTAGTCATCTACGCCTAAATCAAAGCCTTTTACAATAATATCTTCGTCCGTGTTGCCAGACAATATCATCACTGGCGTGTTGTGTTTTTTAATTATTTTTATATGTTTGGCTACTTCAAGACCGTTATGTACATGTTGTGATGTATCGGTTGCCGTATTCTCTACTTCCGAAAAAGGCATGTTGATATCTGCAATAACTAAATCTGGCGCGTACAAATCGTATTTGTTGATCCCGTCCAAAATAGTATTCGAACAGATCACTCCATATCCTAAATCCACAAGACATTTCTCTAATGAAAGAAGAACTAATTCTTGGTCATCAATAATTAAAATTTTCATACGGATCTAATTTAAGGCAGTTCATCACTAGTAAATATACTAAATTAAAGCCTACTTTGACTAGATATAACCCGTTAATTAACAGTTTTATTATTACATTTACAAAAACATCAATTTATACGCATTGGCAAAAGAAAAAACAAACAAATATTTAATTGTAGCGCTCTTAATTGGCGTGGTTTTTCATGGCAGCGCCCTTTTTTATACTCTAGAAAGCACCTATGATGCGCTAATACACATGTTTTTTGCGCAGCATTATGCCAGCAGTTGGTTTGAACCCTGGAATTATAGCTGGTACACCGGCTTTACGGTTATGGGATATCCGCCGTTGGTACACCAGGCCATTGGATTGCTTTCGCTACTTGGCGGGCTAAAATTTGGTTTGTTTACCGTCGCAATAATCGGAATTGTACTCTTTATAACTGGTGTTTATAGGTACACTTTAATGATTACTGGAGACAGAACCGTAGCAGGCTATGCGGCAATTGTAGCCGTATTCTCTTCTTCTTTTGTGGAAACGCTCCATATTTTTGGACAATTACCCAGTATTATTGGGATTTCTGTTTTAATGCATTGCATGCCTGAGATTTATCTTTGGATTAAAACCGGAAGAACACGGTATCTCTTTCGGGCTTTTTCGCTTTTGGCCGTGACCATAACCTCGCATCATGTTACGCCTATTTTTGGAATGATTTTTTTTATTTTTCCATTGATTGGAATGGTACTTATGGATGTCTCTAGAGAACAAGTAAATTCGTACAAAGAGATTCGGTTTACATTATTTTTACAATCCTTTTTTAAACTTTTCAAACGGATTGTTGTCTTTGGTGCCGGATCCTTGTTTTTGATTGTTTTTTGTATTTTTCCGTACTGGATAAACTCCAAGGCTAATCCCATTACTCAGGTACCGATACCGCACGGAAGTCGAGATAATTTTTTGGAAGTGACCTCCTCTGGCTTGATGTTTTTTGTGATTCCGTGGGGAATTTTATTTTTTATTCTTCCCTATATTTTATACCGCTACTTTAGCAAAAGATACCTTTGTTTTGGGCTATCCATCTCTTTATTGATTGTGCTAGGCACAGGCGGAACCACTCCAATCCCGTTAAAAGTTTTGGGCGAAACTGCCTTTAATATCCTTACGTTAGATCGTTTTGCGTTGTGGGCTTCTATAATGAGTTTGCCTCTATTTGGAGAATTTGTTTACCGTCTGGTTGAGGGCGATTTAAAAACGGCTATCCACAACCGCTTTGGCAATGTGTACCACCGAATTGTGTGTGCCTTGTTTGCAGGATCTTTTTTGTTTTTTGCAGGATTCACCATTACATTGGGGTATTTTAGGCCTTTCCAGCCGCAGAAAATCAACACCTTACCGTTGGTTAATTTTTTGAACCAAGACCAACACGACCAATGGCGCTATTTGCCTTTAGGATTTGGAGACCAAATGGCTACCTTATCTTCGCAAACCAAAGCAAAAACCGTAGACGGAAACTACCACTCAGCACGGAGGCTTCCCGAATTGACCACCAGAGCCATTGAGCGTTTAGAAAACTCCAAGTTTAGAGGCATGGAGGGTATTGGATCCTTGCAGCAATTTTTGACTGTTCCTGAAAAATACAACCTGAAATATGTTTTTTCTAATGATAAATTTTACGACCCGATACTCTATTTTTGTGGCTGGCATCGGCTTTCTTTGTTAGAAAATGGCATTATGGTTTGGGAAAAACTAAACGTTAATCCGTTGCCTAAAGTACTACCCAAAGACGAAGTGCCTTTGTATCTCAAATTGATGTGGGGTATAGTGCCAATACTCACGGTATTGATTGCTTTTGTGATAAACATACAAAGCATTTTTTATAAAGCTTTGAAGTTAAAAGAAGAACCCAAGCCAGATTTTTTTCGTTTTGCTATTGCTTACAAAAAATTTCCGTTTTCAATAATCGCCA
Proteins encoded in this region:
- a CDS encoding glycosyltransferase, translated to MKILIIDDQELVLLSLEKCLVDLGYGVICSNTILDGINKYDLYAPDLVIADINMPFSEVENTATDTSQHVHNGLEVAKHIKIIKKHNTPVMILSGNTDEDIIVKGFDLGVDDYMKKPLSLSEIGARVKRLIGVGENQSSTTKKNQIIQNNCIGVVIPCYNEELRLLGEDFKAFISSNLGYHLCFVNDGSTDQTLAVLEELRKGNEDHISIYDCPQNGGKAEAVRLGMLHLAKQDQFDYIGFLDADLSTDFSDFHDLVKTISNSNFKIVSGSRMARMGADITKESARAIISKIINLIIRKTIGMEFNDTQCGAKIMSKEVIENTFQTKFLTKWLFDVEIFMRMKKIYGDQETKKIVCEVPLKRWIHADGSKLSFKDSLKIVFQIGQIAIHYR